In Nocardia sp. NBC_00403, one DNA window encodes the following:
- a CDS encoding CatB-related O-acetyltransferase gives MTVHPLPAHDRVVFLRPLISSPKIVVGDYTYYDDPDGATGFEQRNVLYAYGPERLIIGRYCAIAAGTRFLMAGAEHPTMGVSTFPFTMFGGRWAEQTLDIVTGMPSRGDTVVGNDVWFGHGATVLPGVRIGDGAIIAAGALVTADVPPYTIVGGNPATPIRRRFDSADVDRLLHAAWWDWPVELVTEHARTIMAGAPADIERIASGHRGASGR, from the coding sequence ATGACCGTGCACCCACTGCCTGCCCATGACCGCGTGGTGTTCCTCAGGCCGCTGATCAGCTCGCCGAAAATCGTTGTGGGGGACTACACCTACTACGACGATCCCGACGGTGCGACCGGTTTCGAGCAGCGCAACGTGCTCTACGCCTACGGGCCGGAACGGCTGATCATCGGCAGGTACTGCGCCATCGCGGCGGGAACCCGGTTCCTGATGGCCGGGGCCGAACATCCGACGATGGGCGTCTCGACGTTCCCGTTCACGATGTTCGGCGGCCGCTGGGCCGAGCAGACTCTGGATATTGTCACCGGGATGCCCAGCAGGGGTGACACTGTCGTCGGCAACGATGTGTGGTTCGGTCACGGCGCGACCGTGCTACCCGGGGTGCGTATCGGTGACGGTGCGATTATCGCGGCCGGTGCGCTGGTCACCGCGGACGTTCCGCCCTACACCATCGTTGGCGGTAATCCGGCCACGCCGATCCGCCGTCGTTTCGACTCTGCCGACGTCGACCGCTTGCTGCATGCCGCCTGGTGGGATTGGCCGGTCGAGCTGGTCACCGAGCACGCCCGCACGATCATGGCCGGCGCCCCGGCAGACATCGAACGCATCGCCTCCGGTCATCGTGGGGCGAGCGGCCGATGA
- a CDS encoding Vgb family protein, translated as MTTVEENPVAGADEGPYAIVTGPDGALWYTLVHSGRIGRLIPGRQPTIHQLDPDCGPTIIAAGPDDALWFTENRAHRIGRITTDGAVREFALPTAECGPFGIAAGPDGALWFTQTNSDRVGRITPQGQVTEFPLPTPGMFPAAITAGADGALWFTLNAGNAIGRISVGTNPAISLYPLPTEAAAPVGVTAGPDGAIWFVEIGAGQIGRIDTDGVITEFPLPDRAARPHAITAGDDGTLWFTEWGANRIGAITIDGVITTHELPTAWSEPHGITQGPDGAIWAALEIGTLARLAA; from the coding sequence ATGACGACCGTCGAAGAAAATCCGGTAGCCGGCGCCGACGAGGGTCCGTACGCCATCGTCACAGGCCCCGATGGCGCACTGTGGTACACGCTGGTCCACAGCGGCCGGATCGGGCGACTAATTCCTGGCCGGCAGCCCACAATCCACCAACTCGACCCGGACTGCGGCCCGACGATCATCGCCGCCGGACCTGATGATGCGTTGTGGTTCACCGAAAACCGGGCCCACAGGATCGGCCGGATCACTACTGACGGCGCGGTGCGGGAGTTCGCGCTGCCCACTGCCGAGTGCGGGCCGTTCGGCATCGCCGCAGGACCCGACGGTGCCCTGTGGTTCACCCAGACCAATTCCGACAGGGTCGGCCGGATCACTCCGCAAGGCCAGGTGACCGAGTTCCCGCTCCCCACCCCGGGCATGTTTCCCGCCGCGATTACCGCCGGTGCCGATGGCGCACTGTGGTTCACCCTGAACGCCGGCAACGCGATCGGCCGCATATCCGTGGGCACGAACCCGGCCATCTCCCTGTACCCACTACCGACCGAGGCCGCGGCACCGGTCGGCGTCACCGCCGGACCGGACGGCGCAATATGGTTCGTCGAGATCGGCGCCGGTCAGATCGGCCGCATCGACACCGACGGTGTGATCACCGAATTCCCGCTGCCCGACCGAGCCGCCCGACCGCACGCCATCACAGCCGGTGACGACGGCACCCTCTGGTTCACCGAGTGGGGCGCCAACCGCATCGGCGCCATCACCATCGACGGCGTAATCACCACACACGAGCTGCCGACCGCCTGGTCAGAACCCCACGGCATCACCCAGGGCCCGGACGGCGCGATATGGGCAGCATTGGAAATCGGAACCCTCGCACGCCTCGCCGCCTAA
- a CDS encoding DUF3224 domain-containing protein has product MDDQQQTHTIDAHFEITEFDETVYDEPAEGPKLTRVRIHKRYHGVIDGAGVVDVLTAQGHDGAGYVASERVEGTLDGRRGTFVIQHGGLAEGTTQRTFGTIVPGSGTGELTGISGRAEEAQREILTLEYTL; this is encoded by the coding sequence ATGGACGATCAACAGCAAACCCACACTATCGACGCACATTTCGAGATCACCGAATTCGACGAGACCGTCTACGACGAACCCGCCGAGGGACCCAAGCTGACCCGGGTCCGCATCCACAAGCGCTACCACGGGGTGATCGACGGCGCCGGTGTCGTCGACGTGCTCACCGCACAAGGCCACGATGGCGCCGGATATGTCGCCAGCGAGCGCGTCGAGGGAACCTTGGACGGACGCCGCGGCACTTTCGTTATCCAGCACGGCGGCTTGGCCGAGGGCACCACCCAACGCACATTCGGCACTATCGTCCCAGGCTCGGGGACGGGTGAACTCACCGGCATCTCCGGCCGCGCCGAAGAGGCGCAACGAGAGATCCTCACACTCGAATACACTCTGTGA
- a CDS encoding MarR family winged helix-turn-helix transcriptional regulator, with product MVAVAEETPARLTVKPSWLLTQLAVHAHRLASDGFGEVGARGYHYRILAALDEFGVATQAELGRRCSMDRSDVVAAINELAEQGCVERTPDPDDRRRNMVTLTKAGDRQLRRIDRALDKVQDDLLGPLSAEDRQNLTCLLARLLTHHQRG from the coding sequence ATGGTGGCTGTCGCGGAAGAGACGCCCGCACGCCTGACCGTGAAGCCGAGTTGGCTGCTCACCCAGTTGGCAGTGCACGCCCACCGGTTGGCGTCCGACGGCTTCGGCGAGGTGGGTGCGCGTGGGTATCACTACCGCATTCTGGCCGCGCTGGACGAGTTCGGGGTAGCCACCCAGGCCGAGCTCGGTCGCCGGTGCAGCATGGACCGCAGCGACGTGGTGGCGGCGATCAACGAACTGGCCGAGCAGGGTTGCGTCGAGCGGACGCCGGACCCGGACGACCGAAGACGCAACATGGTGACCCTCACCAAGGCCGGCGATCGGCAACTGCGACGCATAGACCGAGCGCTCGACAAGGTGCAGGACGACCTACTCGGACCGCTTTCGGCCGAGGACAGACAGAACTTGACCTGCCTGCTCGCTCGACTGCTCACACACCACCAGCGGGGATGA
- a CDS encoding esterase/lipase family protein encodes MLMLARIVRLAVVMACAAVGSVAGHAAAAPAVGRNPVLVIGGYDADQGKLESLRTWLGARGYPAYSMVLLGNPTGTAAIVESARAVADKVAEIRRETGAVRVDLAGHSMGGLAQRHYAKFLGGSDQVGTYVDFGTPELGEPLGWLCSTWSQGCRDLAPGSEFLTELNADPAVPPGLPAYHLFTEGAGGETNSLPGATNRSIQSFCPGRQVGHADEPVDGAVRELIDSALRGGPLTTSCP; translated from the coding sequence ATGCTCATGCTTGCTCGGATTGTTCGCTTGGCCGTCGTCATGGCGTGCGCGGCAGTCGGTTCGGTCGCAGGTCATGCGGCCGCGGCCCCCGCAGTCGGTCGAAATCCGGTGTTGGTGATCGGGGGGTACGACGCCGATCAAGGGAAGCTGGAAAGCCTGCGGACATGGCTCGGCGCGCGCGGGTATCCCGCGTATTCGATGGTGCTGCTCGGCAACCCGACCGGAACCGCGGCGATCGTCGAGTCGGCGCGGGCGGTGGCCGACAAGGTCGCGGAGATCCGGCGTGAGACCGGCGCGGTGCGCGTCGACCTGGCCGGCCACTCCATGGGTGGTCTGGCCCAACGGCACTACGCCAAGTTCCTCGGCGGATCGGATCAGGTAGGCACCTATGTCGACTTCGGCACGCCCGAACTCGGTGAACCGCTCGGATGGCTGTGCTCGACATGGTCTCAGGGCTGTCGCGACCTGGCTCCGGGATCGGAGTTCCTCACCGAACTCAACGCCGACCCCGCAGTGCCGCCCGGCCTGCCCGCCTACCATCTGTTCACCGAAGGTGCTGGGGGAGAGACGAACTCGCTGCCGGGCGCTACCAACCGGAGCATCCAGTCGTTCTGCCCCGGACGACAGGTCGGCCACGCCGACGAACCCGTCGATGGCGCGGTGCGGGAACTGATCGATTCCGCACTGCGGGGTGGGCCGCTCACGACCAGCTGCCCGTAG
- a CDS encoding RraA family protein encodes MPHDRLRAKFLAVDTTALCDADKATRVLHSAIRSRSATTRIFGPAYTVRCRDDFFAVLRAIESAAPGDVIVVDGGGKEIALAGELFARGALARKLGGIIIDGGYRDITYVRTCELPIYSRYVTPMAGTTAALGELQIPITCGGVPVAPGDLILADDEGVVVVDPARAEALLDAAAAVKAAEAAVVAQLNTGSTLSDGLNVAEHTALLLDGEPSSLRFLS; translated from the coding sequence ATGCCGCACGACCGGCTCCGCGCGAAATTCCTTGCCGTCGACACCACCGCACTCTGCGACGCCGACAAGGCAACGCGCGTGCTGCACAGCGCCATTCGATCCCGCTCCGCCACCACGAGAATCTTCGGGCCCGCATACACCGTCCGATGCCGAGACGACTTCTTCGCCGTTCTGCGCGCCATCGAATCCGCTGCGCCAGGCGATGTCATCGTCGTCGACGGCGGCGGCAAGGAGATCGCGCTGGCCGGTGAACTCTTCGCGCGCGGCGCCCTCGCAAGGAAGCTCGGCGGCATCATTATCGACGGCGGCTACCGCGACATCACCTACGTCCGCACCTGCGAGCTACCGATCTACAGCCGCTATGTGACCCCTATGGCAGGCACCACCGCAGCCCTGGGCGAACTGCAGATCCCGATCACCTGCGGCGGCGTCCCGGTGGCCCCCGGCGATCTGATCCTCGCCGACGACGAGGGCGTCGTCGTCGTGGATCCCGCCCGCGCCGAGGCCCTGCTGGACGCGGCGGCAGCCGTCAAAGCCGCCGAAGCGGCCGTCGTCGCACAGTTGAACACAGGATCGACCTTGAGTGATGGACTCAATGTCGCCGAACACACCGCGCTGTTGCTCGACGGTGAGCCGTCGTCACTGCGATTCCTGTCCTGA